In Archangium violaceum, the following are encoded in one genomic region:
- a CDS encoding transglycosylase SLT domain-containing protein, with translation MGLEHATLRGLLRPASQLMGWPLMAALWVAPAWAETPAPQQEGEISNLAESASSKHQLDSSLDSEDEEAPPEFTLGPVEQVPPGERRWVHKFERADLTSYFAEGELAKAKDAYDRGRYRTARQILEKQDATPPVRYLRAMSALRMGQWATAAEELASLAEAHPPLRDYCHFEAARAYERLRKWTEAVQHYSAVAPGARRYEEARFGMAYILEKKKRDYAGALAALTPLVQTETPKPNNPAQAEAWLTIARLARYQADYNGEHRAHLAVWALHPFSREATEAVKGLRDLPYVPKWKVARAETLLSLHHNLEALDMLERLLPKMELPDPLACRAQFAYGTALRKERKHSLAIRALRPVVEQCQDTALRPRALYVLGYSESVVEPESSIATYLKLAQDYPQHPYADDALFYAAGKALERGEKAAAMSYLDQLIARYPEGNFAAEALFQRFWVYRAESQPDAALEALSRIEALQGKGSTHESVQRARYWRARMLMTQSRAAEAHALLERVAAEGAATWYGLMARSRLAREAPERARAITEKLRAPVSVMDVWPLDAGTLAKDPHFITGIELLRLEHREGPAELLAVDRKGRSEESIRLLFHILNTTGYERHARPIAWALRREGLAAPTEAETRLIYSAAYPHAFRDLVVRHSRAARVNPDLMQALIREESAFNPRARSSTGALGLAQLMPATAFAVARQLNVTLATPTALLEPRENIRLGSAYLGSLQRRFAGNPALAVASYNAGPGAVDRWLSRFPDAELDEWVEQIPVEETRLYVKRVLGSAATYQLLNASDSLTTLAFGERGSNNAGSR, from the coding sequence GTGGGACTGGAACACGCGACGCTCCGAGGCCTCTTGCGGCCCGCGAGTCAGCTGATGGGCTGGCCGCTGATGGCCGCCCTCTGGGTGGCGCCCGCCTGGGCCGAGACGCCCGCTCCGCAGCAGGAAGGAGAGATCTCCAACCTCGCCGAGAGCGCCTCGTCCAAGCATCAACTGGACTCCTCGTTGGACAGCGAAGACGAGGAGGCCCCTCCTGAGTTCACCCTCGGACCCGTGGAGCAGGTGCCCCCGGGCGAGCGCCGCTGGGTGCACAAGTTCGAGCGCGCGGACCTCACGTCCTACTTCGCCGAGGGAGAGCTCGCGAAGGCCAAGGACGCGTATGACCGGGGCCGCTACCGCACCGCCCGGCAGATTCTGGAGAAGCAGGACGCCACGCCTCCGGTGCGCTACCTCCGGGCGATGAGCGCCCTGCGCATGGGCCAATGGGCCACGGCGGCCGAGGAGCTCGCGTCGCTGGCGGAGGCGCACCCGCCCCTGCGCGACTACTGCCACTTCGAGGCGGCCCGCGCCTACGAGCGGCTGCGCAAGTGGACCGAGGCCGTCCAGCACTACTCGGCCGTGGCTCCCGGCGCCCGGCGCTACGAGGAGGCCCGCTTCGGCATGGCGTACATCCTCGAGAAGAAGAAGCGGGACTACGCCGGGGCCCTGGCGGCCCTCACCCCGCTCGTCCAGACGGAGACACCCAAGCCCAACAACCCCGCCCAGGCCGAGGCGTGGCTGACCATCGCCCGGCTGGCGCGCTACCAGGCCGACTACAACGGCGAGCACCGCGCGCACCTCGCGGTGTGGGCGCTCCATCCCTTCTCCAGGGAGGCGACGGAGGCCGTGAAGGGCCTGCGTGACCTGCCCTACGTGCCCAAGTGGAAGGTGGCGCGCGCCGAGACGCTGCTCTCCCTGCACCACAACCTCGAGGCGTTGGACATGCTGGAGCGGCTGCTGCCCAAGATGGAGCTGCCGGATCCGCTCGCCTGCCGCGCGCAGTTCGCCTACGGCACGGCGCTGCGCAAGGAGCGCAAGCACTCGCTGGCCATCCGCGCGCTGCGGCCCGTCGTCGAGCAGTGCCAGGACACCGCGCTCCGCCCGCGCGCCCTCTACGTGCTGGGCTACTCGGAGTCGGTGGTGGAGCCGGAGAGCTCCATCGCCACCTACCTGAAGCTGGCGCAGGACTACCCGCAGCACCCCTACGCGGACGACGCCCTCTTCTACGCGGCCGGCAAGGCGCTGGAGCGCGGTGAGAAGGCGGCGGCCATGAGCTACCTGGACCAGCTCATCGCCCGCTATCCGGAAGGCAACTTCGCGGCCGAGGCCCTCTTCCAGCGCTTCTGGGTGTACCGCGCCGAGAGCCAACCCGACGCCGCGCTCGAGGCGCTCTCCCGCATCGAGGCCCTCCAGGGCAAGGGCTCCACGCACGAGTCGGTGCAGCGGGCCCGCTACTGGCGCGCGCGCATGCTGATGACGCAGAGCCGCGCCGCGGAGGCCCATGCGCTGCTGGAGCGGGTGGCGGCCGAGGGCGCGGCCACGTGGTATGGACTGATGGCGCGCTCCCGTCTGGCGCGTGAGGCGCCGGAGCGCGCCCGTGCCATCACCGAGAAGCTGCGCGCGCCCGTGAGCGTCATGGACGTCTGGCCCCTGGACGCCGGCACCCTCGCGAAGGATCCGCACTTCATCACCGGCATCGAGCTGCTGAGGCTGGAGCACCGGGAGGGGCCCGCCGAGCTGCTGGCCGTGGACCGCAAGGGCCGCAGCGAGGAGTCCATCCGGCTGCTCTTCCACATCCTCAACACCACCGGCTACGAGCGGCACGCGCGCCCCATCGCCTGGGCCCTGCGTCGCGAGGGACTGGCCGCGCCCACCGAGGCCGAGACGCGCCTCATCTACTCGGCGGCCTACCCGCACGCCTTCCGCGACCTGGTGGTGCGGCACAGCCGCGCGGCGCGGGTGAACCCGGACCTGATGCAGGCCCTCATCCGCGAGGAGAGCGCCTTCAACCCCAGGGCGCGCTCGTCCACCGGGGCGCTGGGGCTTGCCCAGCTCATGCCGGCCACGGCCTTCGCGGTGGCGCGCCAGCTCAACGTGACGCTGGCCACGCCCACGGCGCTGCTCGAGCCCCGGGAGAACATCCGCCTCGGCTCGGCGTACCTGGGCAGCCTGCAGCGTCGCTTCGCGGGCAACCCGGCGCTCGCGGTGGCCAGCTACAACGCCGGCCCCGGCGCGGTGGACCGCTGGCTGTCGCGCTTCCCCGACGCCGAGCTGGACGAGTGGGTGGAGCAGATTCCCGTCGAGGAGACGCGCCTCTACGTCAAGCGCGTGCTCGGCAGCGCCGCGACCTACCAGCTCCTCAACGCCTCGGACTCGCTCACCACGCTGGCCTTCGGGGAGCGCGGCTCCAATAATGCGGGCTCGCGCTGA
- a CDS encoding GNAT family N-acetyltransferase: protein MSIDEIHESNTRFHDTWRFFARNSVAGEVLDLPEVSIAASNVAWSMMNAAFLPGPVETEEALTRAAATAARYFAAGKHGWMFALCEDQLPPRLRTRADGLLAPHGLTPSMVATGMVAERLAPPMRPLPVMDIRQARDAEGRQQLCDVNSRCYDMPIPMGREAFDVPAIFSGDGRGYVGFRQGEAATSTAVIRVHDVAYISMVATLPSHRQLGCAEAVMRYALDEAKRAWGIERTVLHATPVGLPVYRHMGYRPVTRLHFYMAAPPRGR from the coding sequence ATGTCCATCGACGAGATCCACGAATCCAACACCCGGTTCCATGACACCTGGCGCTTCTTCGCCAGGAACAGTGTCGCCGGTGAGGTGCTCGACCTGCCCGAGGTGTCCATCGCGGCGAGCAACGTCGCCTGGTCGATGATGAACGCGGCCTTCCTCCCCGGTCCCGTGGAGACCGAGGAGGCCCTGACGCGGGCCGCCGCCACCGCCGCCCGCTACTTCGCGGCGGGCAAGCACGGGTGGATGTTCGCCCTGTGCGAGGACCAGCTGCCGCCCCGGCTGAGGACGCGAGCCGACGGGCTGCTGGCCCCACACGGGTTGACGCCCTCCATGGTGGCCACGGGAATGGTGGCCGAGCGCCTCGCGCCGCCCATGCGGCCCCTTCCGGTGATGGACATCCGCCAGGCCAGGGATGCCGAGGGCCGGCAACAGCTGTGCGACGTCAACTCCCGCTGCTACGACATGCCGATACCGATGGGGCGCGAGGCCTTCGACGTTCCGGCCATCTTCTCGGGGGACGGCAGGGGCTATGTCGGCTTCCGCCAGGGAGAGGCCGCCACCAGCACGGCCGTCATCCGGGTGCACGACGTGGCCTACATCAGCATGGTGGCCACACTGCCCTCGCACCGGCAGCTCGGCTGCGCCGAGGCCGTCATGCGGTACGCGCTCGACGAGGCGAAGCGGGCCTGGGGCATCGAACGCACGGTGCTGCACGCCACCCCGGTGGGGCTTCCCGTGTACCGCCACATGGGCTACCGGCCCGTGACGCGCCTCCACTTCTACATGGCGGCGCCCCCCCGGGGCCGGTGA
- a CDS encoding DUF3014 domain-containing protein — MSDPQQPRGAPVAAPPPRSSSKALVAGIVVVLVLGAGLGWYFLRGEKQEPAAPATPAEPVAAAPAPSTGEDAGTPTERLPSLSQSDARVRELVGPLSSLPELQKWLASAEDLVRRFTSAVGNIAEGESPRAALAFLAPQGAFQVAERDGRTVIAPESFARYDPVARVLTSLDTQATARVYRTLAPLIDEASKEISRPGQRFDQTLASAIQRLLDTPVPEGDIEVVDTPGVHYAYAAPELEQLGAAQKHLLRMGPANARAIQAKLRELRSALALPSASR; from the coding sequence ATGAGCGATCCGCAGCAGCCTCGAGGTGCCCCCGTCGCCGCACCGCCGCCCAGGTCCTCTAGCAAGGCCCTGGTGGCGGGTATCGTCGTGGTCCTGGTGCTGGGGGCCGGCCTCGGCTGGTACTTCCTGCGCGGCGAGAAGCAGGAACCGGCGGCTCCGGCCACTCCCGCCGAGCCGGTGGCCGCCGCTCCGGCCCCCTCGACGGGCGAGGACGCCGGGACTCCCACCGAGCGCCTGCCGTCGCTGTCCCAGAGCGATGCCCGGGTGCGCGAGCTGGTGGGCCCGCTGTCCTCCCTGCCCGAGCTTCAGAAGTGGCTCGCCTCCGCGGAGGATCTCGTGCGGCGCTTCACCTCGGCCGTCGGCAACATCGCCGAGGGCGAGAGCCCGCGCGCCGCGCTCGCGTTCCTGGCGCCCCAGGGGGCCTTCCAGGTCGCCGAGCGCGATGGCCGCACCGTCATCGCTCCCGAGAGCTTCGCCCGTTATGACCCCGTGGCGCGCGTCCTCACCTCGCTCGACACGCAGGCCACCGCGCGGGTGTACCGGACGCTCGCGCCACTCATCGACGAGGCCTCCAAGGAGATCAGCCGCCCCGGCCAGCGCTTCGACCAGACGCTCGCGAGCGCCATCCAGCGGCTGCTCGACACGCCCGTGCCCGAGGGTGACATCGAGGTGGTGGACACGCCCGGCGTGCACTACGCCTACGCGGCTCCGGAGCTGGAGCAGCTCGGCGCCGCGCAGAAGCACCTGCTGCGCATGGGGCCGGCCAACGCACGCGCCATCCAGGCGAAGCTGCGTGAGCTGCGGAGCGCGCTCGCGCTGCCCTCCGCCAGCCGTTGA
- a CDS encoding sigma 54-interacting transcriptional regulator → MADDIVAVTRTGPLRDARDLIELATSEEAVGELLRRGLDWLTRVVRFDLATLFLLREGKLVSVAARGPLASEKVRRHELKLTDFPTLGQALETRRARAFTQEDHAHGDGDPFDGVLDLPPGHSCMVVPLCAGERCYGLLTLDRTECETYPQAVVDLVEVYGQMLATSLQQAEQKSTFEVLHRREHEHARLLESQLGGDEVGVLETSRSPAVRELALRGRQVAETDTPVLLLGETGTGKERLARAVHRWSARAEGPFVTLNCAAIPAGLLESELFGHVKGAFTGATRDRAGRFQMAHGGTLFLDEVGELPVELQAKLLRALQEKTFEPVGSDRTVRSDARILAATHVDLQQAIAQRRFREDLYYRLSVFPLRLPPLRERLEDLPQLCAFLLAELAKRTGRRGMKVTADGIARLAAYDWPGNIRELANALERATILSRKPELGAESFDLPLRTPGTKAEPLPPSPLPEGAVPTLEEVQRQHILRVLALTQGRIYGPGGAAALLGLKPSTLQSRMKKLGIARLEQYVARIPQEES, encoded by the coding sequence ATGGCGGACGACATCGTTGCGGTGACGCGAACCGGACCCCTGAGGGATGCCCGGGACCTGATCGAGCTGGCGACCTCCGAGGAGGCCGTGGGGGAGCTGCTGCGCCGGGGCCTGGACTGGCTCACCCGCGTGGTGCGCTTCGACCTGGCGACCCTCTTCTTGTTGCGAGAAGGGAAACTGGTGTCGGTGGCGGCGCGGGGGCCGCTGGCCTCGGAGAAGGTGCGCCGCCACGAGCTGAAGCTGACGGACTTTCCCACGCTGGGCCAGGCGCTGGAGACGCGCCGCGCCCGGGCCTTCACCCAGGAGGACCACGCGCACGGGGATGGAGACCCCTTCGATGGGGTGCTCGACCTGCCGCCGGGGCACTCGTGCATGGTGGTGCCGCTGTGCGCGGGGGAGCGGTGCTACGGCCTGCTGACGCTGGACAGGACGGAGTGCGAGACGTACCCGCAGGCGGTGGTGGACCTGGTGGAGGTGTACGGGCAGATGCTGGCCACCTCGCTGCAGCAGGCCGAGCAGAAGAGCACCTTCGAGGTGCTGCACCGGCGGGAGCACGAGCACGCGCGGCTGTTGGAGTCGCAGCTGGGCGGGGACGAGGTGGGGGTGCTGGAGACGTCGCGCAGCCCGGCGGTGCGCGAGCTGGCGCTCCGGGGGCGGCAGGTGGCGGAGACGGACACGCCGGTGCTGTTGCTAGGTGAGACGGGCACGGGCAAGGAGCGGCTGGCGCGGGCGGTGCACCGCTGGAGCGCGAGGGCGGAGGGGCCCTTCGTGACGCTCAACTGCGCGGCCATTCCCGCGGGGCTGCTGGAGAGCGAGCTGTTCGGCCACGTGAAGGGGGCCTTCACGGGCGCCACGCGCGACAGGGCGGGGCGCTTCCAGATGGCGCACGGAGGCACGCTCTTCCTGGACGAGGTGGGGGAGCTGCCGGTGGAGCTCCAGGCCAAGCTGCTGCGGGCCCTCCAGGAGAAGACCTTCGAGCCGGTGGGGAGCGATCGCACGGTGCGCTCGGACGCGCGCATCCTCGCGGCCACCCACGTGGATCTGCAGCAGGCCATCGCCCAGCGGCGCTTCCGGGAGGACCTGTACTACCGGCTGAGCGTCTTCCCCCTGCGGCTGCCCCCGCTGCGCGAGCGGCTGGAGGACCTGCCGCAGCTGTGCGCGTTCCTCCTGGCGGAGCTGGCGAAGCGCACCGGGCGGCGGGGGATGAAGGTGACGGCGGACGGCATCGCGCGGCTCGCGGCCTATGACTGGCCAGGCAACATCCGCGAGCTGGCCAACGCGCTGGAGCGGGCCACCATCCTGTCGCGCAAGCCGGAGCTGGGGGCGGAGTCCTTCGACCTGCCCCTGCGCACGCCGGGGACGAAGGCGGAGCCGTTGCCGCCGTCACCGTTGCCGGAGGGCGCGGTGCCCACGCTGGAGGAGGTGCAGCGCCAGCACATCCTGCGCGTGTTGGCGTTGACGCAGGGCCGCATCTACGGCCCCGGAGGCGCGGCGGCGCTGTTGGGTCTCAAACCCTCCACGTTGCAGAGTCGAATGAAGAAGCTGGGCATCGCCCGGTTGGAGCAGTACGTGGCACGCATCCCTCAGGAGGAATCATGA
- a CDS encoding peroxiredoxin → MLTVGDKLPAFNVTGVVSLEKGKEFKEINQDTYKGKWLVLFFWPKDFTFICPTEIAEFGKREKDFQDRSAQVLGVSTDSEYVHHAWRTHHPDLKNLPFPMLADIKRELSTGLGVLHKDAGVALRATFIIDPQGIIRHVSVNDLSVGRNVSEVLRTLDAFQTDELCPCNWQKGEETLTKKLAKAG, encoded by the coding sequence ATGCTGACCGTTGGCGACAAGCTTCCCGCATTCAACGTGACTGGCGTGGTGAGCCTGGAGAAGGGCAAGGAGTTCAAGGAGATCAACCAGGACACCTACAAGGGCAAGTGGCTGGTCCTCTTCTTCTGGCCCAAGGACTTCACCTTCATCTGCCCGACCGAGATCGCCGAGTTCGGCAAGCGTGAGAAGGACTTCCAGGATCGCAGCGCGCAGGTGCTCGGCGTGAGCACCGACAGCGAGTACGTGCACCACGCGTGGCGCACGCACCACCCGGACCTCAAGAACCTGCCCTTCCCGATGCTGGCCGACATCAAGCGCGAGCTGAGCACCGGCCTGGGCGTGCTGCACAAGGACGCGGGCGTGGCGCTGCGCGCGACCTTCATCATCGACCCGCAGGGCATCATCCGGCACGTGTCGGTGAACGACCTGTCGGTGGGCCGCAACGTGAGCGAGGTGCTCCGCACGCTGGACGCGTTCCAGACGGACGAGCTGTGCCCCTGCAACTGGCAGAAGGGCGAGGAGACCCTCACCAAGAAGCTGGCGAAGGCGGGGTAA
- a CDS encoding carboxymuconolactone decarboxylase family protein: MASLEVVRGELADAHRDTRLNLQSVLESGSLTPEQRWGVAVACAFAARNEKLKEAILHEARQALGEKAEPVVEDARAAASLMGMNNVYYRFRHMVGKESYSTKRAGLRMNRLVQVLTNKVDFELVCLAVSAINGCEMCVQSHEKVVIEGGLSEDQVHDAVRIASVVHAAAVGLES; encoded by the coding sequence ATGGCGTCGCTCGAAGTCGTTCGCGGTGAGCTGGCGGATGCCCACAGGGACACCCGCCTCAATCTCCAGTCGGTACTGGAGAGTGGCAGCCTGACCCCCGAGCAGCGCTGGGGGGTGGCGGTGGCGTGTGCCTTCGCGGCTCGTAACGAGAAGCTGAAGGAAGCCATCCTCCACGAGGCCCGCCAGGCGCTGGGCGAGAAGGCCGAGCCCGTCGTCGAGGACGCGCGCGCCGCGGCCTCGCTGATGGGGATGAACAACGTCTACTACCGGTTCCGCCACATGGTGGGGAAGGAGTCGTACTCCACCAAGCGGGCCGGCCTGCGGATGAACCGGCTGGTGCAGGTGCTCACCAACAAGGTGGACTTCGAGCTCGTCTGCCTGGCGGTGAGCGCCATCAACGGCTGTGAGATGTGCGTCCAGTCGCACGAGAAGGTCGTCATCGAAGGCGGCCTCTCCGAGGACCAGGTGCACGATGCCGTCCGCATCGCCTCGGTCGTCCACGCGGCGGCGGTGGGCCTCGAGTCGTAG
- the dps gene encoding DNA starvation/stationary phase protection protein Dps encodes MYRSPSPLPEQSRSAISATLNERLADGLDLHSQIKVAHWNIKGPQFAALHPLFETFAVSLATHNDSVAERSVTLGGKAYGTTRHVAKTSRIPDYPQETTRDLEHVRLLAERIEAYLTGVRESRKLAEQYQDTDTVDLLTGIITEFEKHAWFLRASLEG; translated from the coding sequence ATGTACCGCAGCCCGAGCCCCCTTCCCGAGCAGAGCCGCTCCGCCATCTCCGCCACCCTCAACGAGCGCCTGGCGGATGGATTGGACCTGCACAGCCAGATCAAGGTCGCGCACTGGAACATCAAGGGTCCGCAGTTCGCGGCGCTGCACCCGCTCTTCGAGACGTTCGCGGTGAGCCTGGCGACGCACAATGACTCCGTGGCCGAGCGCTCGGTGACGCTGGGAGGCAAGGCGTACGGCACCACCCGGCACGTGGCGAAGACGAGCCGCATCCCGGACTACCCGCAGGAGACGACGAGGGACCTGGAGCACGTGCGGCTGCTGGCCGAGCGCATCGAGGCCTACCTGACCGGCGTGCGCGAGAGCCGCAAGCTGGCCGAGCAGTACCAGGACACGGACACGGTGGACCTGCTCACCGGCATCATCACCGAGTTCGAGAAGCACGCCTGGTTCCTGCGCGCCTCGCTGGAAGGCTGA
- a CDS encoding prolyl oligopeptidase family serine peptidase, which translates to MRIRIFSAAACALWLTHCSHAPAQLEAQSSSASQAPASSETAASTPASSAPQASSRPAYPAARKDDVVDDYHGTKVADPYRWLENPDSPESRQWIEAQNKLTFGYLEKIPGRAQLKQRFTELWDFEKFSVPSRQGNRYFFSRNNGLQNQSVLYTADSLEAEPRVLLDPNTLSADGTVAVGGMRVSDDGNLLAYGLAASGSDWVEWHVRDVRTGKDLPDIIKWVKFSGASWTKDGKGFFYSRYDEPKAAEAMSGANYFQKLYFHKLGTPQSEDILVYERKDHKEWGFGGYVTDDGRYLLINVSRGTERKNLVFYKDLKDPKAKVVELLRDWDADYDYIDNDGTLFWFKTDLDAPRGRIVAIDLRKPERKNWKEILPQGEEPISSVGFVNDRFIVNVLKDARSQVRLYSREGKPLGEVALPGLGTAIGFGGKRTDTETFYSYASYTTPATIYRYDLKTGQSQVYKAPKVKFDPSQYETTQVFFTSKDGTRVPMFLSHKKGLKLDGNNPTMLYGYGGFDVSLTPGFSVGSLVWMEQGGVWAVANLRGGGEYGREWHEAGTKLKKQNVFDDFISAAEWLITNKYTSTPKLAITGRSNGGLLVGAAVTQRPELFGVALPGVGVMDMLRFHKFTIGWAWASDYGSSENAEEFKALQAYSPLHNLKPGTRYPPMLVHTADHDDRVVPGHSFKFTAAAQEAQAGEAPVLIRIETKAGHGAGKPTTKVIEEYSDLWAFTLYQMGVNPGQAVAANQAR; encoded by the coding sequence ATGCGAATCCGCATTTTCTCCGCCGCCGCGTGCGCCCTCTGGCTCACGCACTGCAGTCATGCTCCGGCGCAGCTGGAGGCCCAGTCCTCCAGCGCGTCCCAGGCTCCCGCCTCCAGCGAGACCGCCGCCTCCACTCCGGCGAGCTCCGCCCCCCAGGCCTCCTCCCGCCCCGCCTATCCGGCCGCGCGCAAGGATGACGTGGTCGACGACTACCACGGCACGAAGGTGGCGGATCCGTACCGCTGGCTGGAGAACCCGGACTCCCCCGAGTCCCGCCAGTGGATCGAAGCCCAGAACAAGCTCACCTTCGGCTATCTGGAGAAGATTCCGGGCCGCGCGCAGCTCAAGCAGCGCTTCACCGAGCTGTGGGACTTCGAGAAGTTCAGCGTGCCCTCGCGCCAGGGCAACCGCTACTTCTTCAGCCGCAACAACGGTCTGCAGAACCAGTCGGTGCTCTACACGGCCGACTCGCTCGAGGCCGAGCCCCGGGTGCTGTTGGATCCGAACACGCTGTCCGCGGACGGCACGGTGGCCGTCGGCGGCATGCGCGTCTCGGATGACGGCAACCTGCTCGCGTACGGTCTGGCCGCTTCCGGCAGTGACTGGGTCGAGTGGCACGTGCGCGACGTGCGCACCGGCAAGGACCTGCCGGACATCATCAAGTGGGTGAAGTTCTCCGGCGCCTCGTGGACGAAGGACGGCAAGGGCTTCTTCTACAGCCGCTATGACGAGCCGAAGGCCGCCGAGGCGATGAGCGGCGCCAACTACTTCCAGAAGCTCTATTTCCACAAGCTGGGCACGCCGCAGAGCGAGGACATCCTCGTCTACGAGCGCAAGGACCACAAGGAGTGGGGCTTCGGCGGCTACGTCACCGACGATGGGCGCTACCTGCTCATCAACGTCTCGCGCGGCACCGAGCGCAAGAACCTCGTCTTCTACAAGGACCTGAAGGATCCCAAGGCCAAGGTCGTCGAGCTGCTGCGCGACTGGGACGCGGACTACGACTACATCGACAACGACGGGACGCTCTTCTGGTTCAAGACGGACCTGGACGCGCCGCGTGGCCGCATCGTCGCCATCGACCTGCGCAAGCCGGAGCGCAAGAACTGGAAGGAGATCCTCCCCCAGGGCGAGGAGCCGATCTCCTCGGTGGGCTTCGTCAATGACCGGTTCATCGTCAACGTGCTGAAGGATGCTCGCTCACAGGTGCGCCTGTACTCGCGCGAGGGCAAGCCCCTGGGCGAGGTGGCTCTGCCCGGCCTGGGCACCGCCATCGGCTTCGGCGGCAAGCGCACGGACACGGAGACCTTCTACTCCTACGCCAGCTACACCACGCCCGCGACCATCTACCGGTATGACCTGAAGACCGGCCAGAGCCAGGTGTACAAGGCGCCCAAGGTGAAGTTCGACCCGTCGCAGTACGAGACGACGCAGGTCTTCTTCACGAGCAAGGACGGCACCCGCGTCCCCATGTTCCTCAGCCACAAGAAGGGGCTGAAGCTGGATGGGAACAACCCCACCATGTTGTACGGCTACGGCGGCTTCGACGTGTCGCTGACGCCGGGCTTCAGCGTGGGCAGCCTGGTGTGGATGGAGCAGGGCGGTGTCTGGGCCGTGGCCAACCTGCGCGGTGGTGGCGAGTACGGCCGCGAGTGGCACGAGGCCGGCACGAAGCTGAAGAAGCAGAACGTCTTCGACGACTTCATCTCCGCGGCCGAGTGGCTCATCACCAACAAGTACACGTCCACCCCGAAGCTGGCCATCACCGGCCGCTCCAACGGGGGCCTGCTGGTGGGCGCGGCGGTGACGCAGCGTCCGGAGCTGTTCGGCGTGGCCCTGCCCGGCGTGGGCGTGATGGACATGCTGCGCTTCCACAAGTTCACCATCGGCTGGGCCTGGGCGAGCGATTACGGCTCCTCGGAGAACGCGGAGGAGTTCAAGGCGCTCCAGGCGTACTCGCCGCTGCACAACCTGAAGCCGGGCACGCGCTACCCGCCCATGCTCGTCCACACCGCGGACCATGACGACCGCGTGGTGCCGGGCCACAGCTTCAAGTTTACCGCCGCCGCCCAGGAGGCGCAGGCCGGCGAGGCCCCGGTGCTCATCCGCATCGAGACGAAGGCGGGCCACGGCGCCGGCAAGCCCACCACCAAGGTCATCGAGGAGTACTCCGACCTGTGGGCCTTCACGCTGTACCAGATGGGCGTGAACCCCGGGCAGGCCGTCGCGGCCAACCAGGCGCGCTGA